Sequence from the Ornithinimicrobium humiphilum genome:
GCTTCCTGCGCCTGATCGACGTCGTGCGCCGCACGACCGGCGACGACCGCGAGGCCGCCCGCAAGCACCTCGTGGAGCTCTTCGACGTGGTCGGTCCGTCCGACCCCCGGGTCCAGAAGGCCCGTGGCTCGCTGATGAGCGCCCTGTTCTGAGACCGGCCGGCCCGGCCTGCGCCGTCGGCGCGGGCCGGGCAGACCGGCAGCACCCCGAGGAAGGATCCGACATGGCCAGGACCAACGGACTGATGCGCCCCCGTCGTGGACGCTGGATCGCCGGCGTCTGCGCCGCCCTCGCGGACCGTTTCGGGCTGCCGTGCCTCCTCGTGCGGGTCGGCTTCGTGATCTTCGGGATCGTGGGGATCGGCGAGCTGGTCTACGTCCTGCTGTGGATCATGATCCCCAGGGAGCGCTGAGCCCTCTTCTGCTCTGCCGTTCGGGGCAGGTGGGTTCGTGACCGCCGTCCCCGGTCAGTGCGAGCCGTGCCCCGGCACCCGGAAGCGTGCCACCTGCGGGTGCGTGACCGCGACCGCGAGCACGGCGACCACGCACAGCACCCCGCCGCTGAAGGCCGCCACGGCCGGTGACCACACGCCGGCGACCAGCCCGGCACGGAAGTTGCCCAGGTCGGGCCCGGCGATCCCGATGACGTGCTCGACCGAGGACACCCGCCCGAGGACGTGGTCCTCGGTGTCCAGCTGGACCATCGCCGCCCGCGAGGTCACCGAGGTGGTGTCGGCAGCCCCCGCCACGGCCAGGCAGGCCAGCGCGAGCCACAACGGGCTCGCCAGGCCGAAGCCGGCCACGGCCACGCCCCAGACGGTCGCCGCCCCGAGCTGGATCCAGCCCAGGTGCGCCGAACGGGTGACCAGCCCGGAGCATACCCCGGCCAGCAGCCCGCCGACGGCGACCGAGGAGAGGAAGAGGCCGAGCGTGGTCGGGTCGCCGCCGAAGCGCAGCTCGTTGATCATCGGGAAGAGCGCGACGGGGAAGGCGAACAGGGTCGCGGCGAGATCGACGGCGAAGCTGCCCCGCAGCACCGGCCGGCGCACGGTGATCCGGACCCCCTCGAGCAGGGAGCCGACGACCCGGCGCAGCCGGAGGGGGCGGTGGCCCGCACCTGCGGGAGCCTCGCCGTCCGCCTGCGCCGGTCCCTCGTGCACCGCTGCCGTGCCCTTCTCCTCCTGCGGCGGGACGGGCGGCAT
This genomic interval carries:
- a CDS encoding PspC domain-containing protein — protein: MARTNGLMRPRRGRWIAGVCAALADRFGLPCLLVRVGFVIFGIVGIGELVYVLLWIMIPRER
- a CDS encoding MFS transporter, which produces MTRLRKGLLDLRPLRVSTDYRRLWASGLVTGLAGQMAVVAVLFQVWELTRSPVWVGTIGLVQAVPMIVLGLLGGAVADALDRRAVVVRTTAVQALVAIALATQAVLEVGSLPLVLALVAAQSGAAALGAPARRTFVKRLLPAPLLAAGIALHSVGFQASMMVGPALGGLAIGALGVAACYALNAAGFLVSLWAAYRLPAMPPVPPQEEKGTAAVHEGPAQADGEAPAGAGHRPLRLRRVVGSLLEGVRITVRRPVLRGSFAVDLAATLFAFPVALFPMINELRFGGDPTTLGLFLSSVAVGGLLAGVCSGLVTRSAHLGWIQLGAATVWGVAVAGFGLASPLWLALACLAVAGAADTTSVTSRAAMVQLDTEDHVLGRVSSVEHVIGIAGPDLGNFRAGLVAGVWSPAVAAFSGGVLCVVAVLAVAVTHPQVARFRVPGHGSH